One genomic segment of Flavobacteriaceae bacterium includes these proteins:
- a CDS encoding MFS transporter: MMIKKPQLSFWQILNMNVGFLGIQYSFGLQQTAINPIFLYLGASEEMLPILNIAGPVTGLIVQPIIGAMSDKTWSPRWGRRKPYFLIGALLGSLCLFAFPHSPVLWFAVGLLWILDVGNNMAMEPYRAFVGDKLPEKQLNLGYQMQSLFVGAGILLANGSIVLFQYLFGGESVEEAGTIPQWLYYSFYIGGILSLTTILWSVLKTPEIPPTEEEMKEVNKMKMLPLSQRVIKPFIEIVDAIKDMPKFMWKIGAVYLFQWYALFIYWQFITPLFKLTLGYSTSEAASQAAKMSLTYNTATMLIAMALVPLTTRFGGKKIYGLSLVSTAIALFCIPSISDPNLVLIPMILFGIGWAAMMGIPYTMVSKVVPQDRRGVYMGILNMMIVIPMGIQTLTFGPIYKYLLGGNAINAILFAGVFFIIASLLAIRLNIRKTEAQ, translated from the coding sequence ATGATGATTAAAAAACCACAGTTATCTTTTTGGCAAATATTAAATATGAATGTTGGATTTCTGGGAATCCAGTACAGTTTTGGGCTACAACAAACTGCAATAAATCCCATATTCCTATATTTGGGCGCATCGGAAGAGATGCTACCTATTTTAAATATTGCCGGGCCTGTAACCGGCCTTATCGTTCAGCCAATCATTGGTGCCATGTCAGATAAAACTTGGTCTCCTCGTTGGGGGAGACGCAAGCCTTATTTTTTGATAGGAGCATTACTGGGTAGCCTGTGTTTGTTTGCATTTCCTCATAGCCCTGTCCTTTGGTTTGCTGTAGGATTATTATGGATTTTAGATGTTGGGAATAATATGGCTATGGAACCCTACAGAGCTTTTGTAGGTGATAAATTACCTGAAAAACAATTGAACTTAGGTTACCAAATGCAAAGTTTATTTGTAGGGGCAGGAATTTTATTAGCTAATGGTTCCATTGTTTTATTTCAATATTTATTTGGGGGAGAATCTGTTGAAGAAGCAGGTACTATTCCGCAATGGTTGTATTATTCGTTCTATATTGGGGGTATTCTATCATTAACAACTATTTTATGGTCTGTACTTAAAACTCCGGAAATTCCTCCTACAGAAGAAGAAATGAAAGAAGTAAATAAAATGAAGATGTTACCTTTAAGTCAACGTGTCATAAAGCCTTTTATAGAAATAGTTGACGCAATTAAAGATATGCCAAAATTTATGTGGAAAATAGGAGCTGTTTATTTATTTCAATGGTACGCACTCTTTATTTATTGGCAGTTTATTACGCCGCTCTTTAAATTAACGTTGGGTTATTCTACTTCCGAAGCGGCTTCTCAAGCTGCAAAAATGAGCCTTACTTACAATACTGCTACTATGTTGATTGCCATGGCACTAGTACCCTTAACCACTCGTTTTGGTGGTAAAAAGATTTATGGCTTAAGTTTGGTGAGCACGGCAATAGCCTTGTTTTGTATCCCATCTATCAGCGATCCAAATCTGGTTTTGATTCCAATGATACTATTTGGAATTGGTTGGGCCGCTATGATGGGAATACCGTACACCATGGTATCTAAAGTTGTTCCGCAAGACAGACGAGGTGTATACATGGGTATCTTAAATATGATGATTGTCATTCCAATGGGCATTCAAACCCTCACATTTGGGCCTATTTATAAGTATCTTTTGGGAGGAAATGCTATCAACGCTATTTTATTTGCCGGAGTGTTCTTTATCATTGCTTCTTTATTAGCCATCCGTTTAAATATCCGTAAAACCGAAGCTCAATGA
- the sucC gene encoding ADP-forming succinate--CoA ligase subunit beta: MNLHEYQGKEILNSFGVRIQRGIVAGNHKEAVDAARQLTAETGTSWHVVKAQIHAGGRGKGGGVKLAKNLQEVESISNDIIGMMLKTPQTPAEGKKVHQVLIAEDVYYPGDSEPEEYYISVLLNRKTGRNMIMYSTEGGMDIEQVAEKTPHLIFTEEIDPAIGLLPFQARKIAFNLGLSGMAFKEMTAFVSSLYTAYVKSDSSLFEINPVLKTSDNKILAVDAKVSLDDNALFRHKEYVQLRDLREENPIEVEAKAAGLNYVDLDGNVGCMVNGAGLAMATMDLIKQAGGDPANFLDVGGTADAKRVETAFRIILKDSNVKAILVNIFGGIVRCDRVAQGIVDAYTNMGDAIKIPIIVRLQGTNAKEAKELIDTSGMAIISAIEFQEAADKVQEVLIE; encoded by the coding sequence ATGAATCTACACGAATATCAGGGAAAAGAAATACTAAACAGTTTTGGTGTTAGAATCCAACGCGGAATTGTAGCAGGTAACCATAAAGAAGCTGTGGACGCAGCAAGGCAATTAACTGCGGAAACCGGAACAAGTTGGCATGTAGTGAAAGCTCAAATTCATGCCGGAGGCCGTGGAAAAGGGGGAGGAGTTAAACTGGCAAAGAATTTACAGGAAGTAGAAAGCATTTCTAATGATATTATTGGAATGATGCTAAAAACACCTCAAACTCCTGCCGAAGGTAAAAAGGTACATCAGGTATTAATTGCTGAAGATGTGTATTACCCCGGTGATTCTGAACCGGAAGAATATTATATATCTGTTTTGCTAAATAGAAAAACCGGTAGAAATATGATCATGTATTCTACGGAAGGAGGTATGGATATTGAACAAGTAGCAGAAAAAACACCGCATTTGATTTTTACTGAAGAGATTGATCCCGCTATAGGGTTGCTACCTTTTCAAGCTAGAAAAATTGCATTTAATTTAGGGTTAAGTGGTATGGCATTTAAAGAAATGACCGCATTTGTTAGTTCTTTATATACAGCTTATGTAAAATCCGATTCGTCTTTATTTGAAATTAATCCGGTATTAAAAACATCCGACAATAAGATTTTGGCAGTAGATGCAAAGGTATCTTTAGATGATAATGCATTATTTCGCCATAAAGAGTATGTACAATTAAGAGATCTGCGCGAAGAAAACCCTATCGAAGTTGAAGCGAAAGCCGCCGGTTTGAATTATGTCGATTTAGACGGAAATGTTGGTTGTATGGTTAATGGAGCCGGATTGGCCATGGCAACAATGGACTTAATTAAGCAAGCCGGAGGTGATCCGGCAAATTTTCTGGATGTTGGAGGTACCGCAGATGCAAAACGTGTAGAAACGGCCTTTAGAATTATTTTAAAAGATTCGAATGTAAAAGCAATTTTAGTGAATATTTTTGGAGGAATTGTCCGTTGCGACCGTGTTGCCCAAGGTATTGTAGATGCATATACAAATATGGGCGATGCCATTAAAATACCTATCATTGTCCGTTTACAGGGCACGAATGCTAAAGAAGCTAAAGAATTAATAGATACGAGCGGAATGGCAATTATTTCTGCTATTGAGTTTCAGGAAGCAGCAGATAAAGTACAAGAAGTATTGATTGAATAA
- a CDS encoding MFS transporter, translating to MKNIGIKISLFLIYFVFAALLNSVGILIERSQEVYGVSKDSAALLELFKDIPIAIISFIIGSFLPKIGYKKGMLFALAFVFLGCLGMYYGNAFWVVKILFAVTGMSFAIVKVSVYALIGYATNTKKDHSQLMSYIETTFMVGIIFMYTVFPLFYSDTDPNGWLRGYVLMAAIIGISFFIILLSKFNLHIEETTTTLRQDFSNMLQLFKTPVIWLFAVFAFFYVMTEQGIMTWLPTFNKETLNIKAKLASQMAVILMASFAFGRFITGLLIKKIKWVYIATTGLLLAVVLVLLILPMASNVPNQTAGKLSDLPLVSFLFPMIGLFLAPLYPLISSTVLSNTDKSQHSSLAGILTFFSAAGGTIGSFIIGSLFDLLGGNNVFYLSLVPMAIILFAIFRLNKLVTHNL from the coding sequence ATGAAAAATATAGGAATTAAAATATCGCTCTTTCTCATCTATTTTGTTTTTGCAGCACTCTTAAATAGTGTAGGAATTTTAATTGAACGTTCTCAAGAGGTATATGGAGTTTCCAAAGATAGTGCTGCTCTTCTTGAGTTATTTAAAGACATACCCATTGCTATTATTTCCTTTATCATAGGTTCTTTTTTACCCAAAATAGGTTATAAAAAAGGAATGCTTTTTGCATTGGCTTTTGTATTTTTAGGTTGTTTGGGAATGTATTATGGCAATGCTTTTTGGGTAGTTAAAATACTATTTGCCGTAACAGGAATGTCATTTGCTATTGTAAAAGTATCTGTGTATGCTTTAATAGGATATGCAACAAATACAAAAAAAGATCACAGCCAACTGATGAGTTATATAGAAACTACCTTCATGGTGGGCATCATTTTTATGTATACTGTTTTTCCTTTATTCTATAGTGATACAGATCCCAATGGATGGTTAAGAGGATATGTACTCATGGCGGCCATTATCGGGATCTCTTTTTTCATTATCCTGCTATCAAAATTCAACCTCCATATAGAAGAAACAACAACAACATTACGTCAGGATTTTAGCAATATGCTTCAACTATTTAAAACGCCCGTCATATGGTTGTTTGCTGTTTTTGCTTTTTTTTATGTAATGACTGAACAGGGTATCATGACCTGGTTACCTACATTTAATAAAGAAACTCTAAACATCAAAGCAAAATTAGCATCGCAGATGGCAGTTATATTAATGGCTTCATTTGCTTTTGGGAGGTTTATTACCGGGTTGCTAATTAAAAAAATTAAATGGGTTTACATCGCCACTACAGGGTTGCTTTTAGCTGTTGTTTTAGTGCTTTTGATACTTCCTATGGCAAGTAATGTTCCCAATCAAACTGCGGGGAAATTAAGTGATTTGCCTTTAGTATCATTTTTATTCCCTATGATTGGGCTGTTCTTAGCTCCTTTGTACCCCTTGATAAGCTCTACGGTACTTTCCAATACCGATAAATCTCAACATAGCTCATTAGCTGGAATCTTAACATTTTTCTCTGCTGCAGGCGGAACCATCGGGTCATTTATCATTGGAAGTTTATTCGATCTGTTAGGAGGAAATAATGTTTTTTATCTTTCACTCGTTCCCATGGCTATTATCCTTTTTGCTATCTTCAGACTAAACAAGTTAGTAACCCATAATCTATGA
- a CDS encoding trehalase, producing MIFEFDIEQTLERLLEQEDTDGDKKITVEDKGPKSFTVFYNEKSYKIKGTYHLSNLLQELVIQKLEGKAIAKIPLKKIEELPTDRISRMIKEYYWNGLTRTMDKSGIKRLTSDTKNKSLTSDVLPVYVPFKDDIAYKYYTDLEKTLPIKTIRLPENITPEYVKSINKSPGILSLRLEQKEKEVVGIPFVVPGGRFNEMYGWDSYFEAVGLMVDGKVTLAKSMADHFQYQIEHYGKILNANRSYYLTRTQPPFYSSLIREVYEVTKNKNWLKSHLETAIKAYETIWMVDGKRKTENGLNRYLAEGIGIPPETEEGHFDAIIEPFANKKGLTITEYIEAYDNGSIQNPLLDLYFLHDRSVRESGHDTSYRLDGNCADLNLVDLNCMLYKYETDFAELIQNEFDDLFAMGDQTLTGNYWMKKAKIRRELVDQYLWNAIKGMYFDYDTKLQKRSDFIAATTLLPLWCKLASKEQATQLVKNAIPQLLQQGGIAGSTQKSIGEISEKRPQRQWDYPNGWAPHQMMIWKGLLNYEYENLAQELIYRWLYMITRNAVDYNGTIPEKYDVVAATHKVFAEYGNVGTDFSYITREGFGWMNASYQYGLSLLQKEYRSLLDKLEHPDHVF from the coding sequence ATGATTTTTGAATTTGATATTGAACAAACTTTAGAGCGGCTTTTAGAACAAGAGGACACCGACGGTGATAAAAAAATTACGGTAGAAGACAAAGGCCCCAAATCTTTTACTGTTTTTTACAACGAAAAATCTTATAAAATAAAAGGAACGTACCATCTTTCCAACCTTCTGCAAGAACTGGTCATTCAAAAACTGGAAGGAAAAGCAATTGCAAAGATTCCTCTTAAAAAAATTGAAGAACTCCCTACCGATAGAATTTCCCGAATGATCAAAGAATACTATTGGAACGGACTTACCAGAACTATGGACAAATCCGGGATCAAAAGACTCACTAGCGATACCAAAAACAAATCATTAACCTCTGACGTACTGCCTGTTTATGTCCCTTTCAAAGATGATATAGCCTATAAATACTATACTGATTTAGAGAAAACGCTCCCCATCAAAACCATACGGTTACCGGAAAACATTACTCCGGAATACGTAAAATCCATCAACAAATCTCCCGGAATTTTGAGTTTAAGATTAGAACAAAAAGAAAAGGAAGTTGTTGGAATACCTTTTGTTGTTCCCGGAGGACGATTTAATGAAATGTATGGCTGGGACAGTTATTTTGAAGCTGTGGGACTGATGGTGGATGGAAAAGTAACCTTAGCCAAAAGTATGGCAGATCATTTTCAATATCAGATAGAACATTACGGAAAAATCTTAAATGCCAATCGTTCTTACTACCTGACCAGGACACAACCGCCTTTTTATTCTAGCCTCATCAGAGAAGTTTATGAAGTAACCAAAAATAAAAATTGGTTGAAAAGCCATTTGGAAACAGCTATCAAAGCCTACGAGACCATCTGGATGGTAGATGGTAAAAGGAAAACTGAAAATGGGTTAAATCGTTATCTGGCAGAAGGAATAGGAATTCCTCCGGAAACCGAAGAAGGGCATTTTGATGCAATTATTGAACCTTTTGCTAATAAAAAAGGATTGACAATTACCGAATATATTGAGGCTTATGATAATGGGAGTATCCAAAACCCATTATTAGACCTTTATTTTTTGCATGACAGATCGGTAAGAGAATCCGGACACGATACATCGTATAGGCTTGATGGAAATTGTGCCGATCTTAACCTTGTAGACCTCAACTGTATGCTCTACAAATACGAAACTGATTTTGCGGAACTCATACAAAACGAGTTTGACGACCTGTTTGCTATGGGAGATCAAACGCTCACCGGTAATTATTGGATGAAAAAGGCAAAAATACGAAGAGAACTGGTCGATCAATATTTGTGGAACGCGATCAAAGGAATGTATTTTGACTATGATACAAAACTTCAAAAACGATCTGATTTCATCGCTGCCACTACGCTACTTCCTTTATGGTGTAAACTGGCATCCAAAGAACAAGCAACACAACTCGTAAAAAATGCGATACCACAATTATTACAACAAGGAGGCATTGCCGGGAGTACCCAAAAAAGTATTGGTGAAATTTCAGAAAAAAGACCACAGAGACAATGGGATTATCCGAATGGTTGGGCTCCACACCAAATGATGATCTGGAAAGGCTTGTTAAATTACGAATATGAAAATCTTGCCCAAGAGCTGATCTACAGGTGGTTGTATATGATCACCCGAAATGCAGTAGATTACAACGGAACCATTCCTGAAAAATACGATGTTGTAGCAGCTACTCATAAAGTCTTTGCAGAATACGGAAATGTAGGAACAGATTTTTCGTACATAACCCGGGAAGGATTCGGATGGATGAATGCTTCTTATCAATATGGATTATCTTTGTTACAAAAAGAGTACCGCTCTTTGTTGGACAAATTGGAACATCCTGATCATGTTTTTTAA
- the glpK gene encoding glycerol kinase GlpK: MSEKFILSLDQGTTSSRSIIFDHQGNIVSIAQQDFEQIFPEDAWVEHDALEIWSSQLTTIKKVLEKAKITIRDIAGIGITNQRETAVVWNRNIGEPLCNAIVWQDRRTAGYCEELKKKGYANLIRKKTGLVLDAYFSATKVKWILDNVEGARELADQGDLCFGTIDTWLVWQLTKGEVFITDVSNASRTLLFNIHTLRWDDELLELFNIPKTMLPEVRESSEVYGTTDASLLGEAIPIAGIAGDQQAALLGQLCTEKGMVKNTYGTGCFLLMNTGESPIPSHNNLLTTIAWKINGKTTYALEGSVFIGGAAVQWLRDGLEMFQDAKDIEALSDAVSDSQGIVFVPALTGLGAPYWDPYARGAIFGITRATNKAHIARATLEGIAYQIYDIVKAMEEDTKYISKEIRVDGGAAVNNLLLQFQSDIFQLNVIRPQITETTALGAAYLAGLAIGYWNLDELKLQWKMDKKFIPEISKGEAIHSINKWHEAVGRIRTS; this comes from the coding sequence ATGTCTGAAAAATTCATTCTTTCTCTGGATCAAGGTACTACCTCGTCAAGATCAATTATCTTTGACCATCAAGGAAATATTGTTTCTATAGCGCAACAGGATTTTGAACAGATTTTTCCTGAGGATGCCTGGGTGGAACATGATGCACTGGAAATCTGGTCATCTCAATTGACGACAATTAAAAAAGTGTTGGAAAAAGCAAAGATCACTATCCGGGATATCGCAGGAATAGGTATTACCAACCAGCGGGAAACTGCAGTTGTATGGAATAGAAATATCGGTGAACCTTTATGCAACGCGATTGTGTGGCAAGACAGAAGAACAGCAGGCTATTGTGAAGAATTAAAAAAGAAGGGCTATGCTAATCTCATCCGGAAGAAAACCGGACTTGTTTTGGATGCTTATTTTTCAGCTACCAAAGTAAAATGGATTCTGGACAATGTAGAAGGTGCAAGAGAACTTGCAGATCAAGGAGATTTATGCTTTGGAACCATAGATACCTGGCTTGTCTGGCAACTGACAAAAGGAGAAGTTTTTATCACGGATGTTAGCAACGCAAGCAGAACCTTGTTATTTAATATTCATACGTTGCGATGGGATGACGAACTTCTGGAACTTTTCAACATTCCCAAAACCATGCTCCCGGAAGTCAGGGAAAGTAGTGAAGTTTACGGAACTACAGACGCTTCTCTTCTAGGTGAAGCCATTCCGATTGCCGGAATTGCCGGAGATCAGCAGGCTGCACTTCTTGGTCAGCTTTGTACGGAAAAAGGAATGGTGAAAAACACCTATGGAACCGGTTGCTTTCTGTTAATGAACACCGGAGAAAGTCCCATTCCTTCTCATAATAATTTACTCACAACCATCGCTTGGAAAATCAATGGAAAAACAACCTATGCTTTGGAAGGAAGTGTCTTTATTGGCGGAGCTGCTGTTCAATGGTTACGGGATGGTTTGGAGATGTTTCAGGATGCGAAAGATATTGAAGCGCTTTCCGATGCTGTTTCAGACAGTCAAGGCATTGTATTTGTGCCTGCACTCACAGGTTTGGGGGCCCCTTATTGGGATCCGTATGCCAGAGGTGCTATTTTTGGAATCACCAGAGCCACAAATAAAGCCCACATTGCCAGAGCTACTTTAGAAGGAATTGCTTATCAGATATACGATATTGTAAAAGCTATGGAAGAAGACACAAAATATATAAGCAAAGAAATACGAGTTGACGGCGGAGCTGCCGTTAACAATTTGTTGTTGCAGTTTCAATCGGACATTTTTCAACTCAATGTCATAAGACCACAAATTACTGAAACAACTGCTTTAGGTGCAGCTTATCTAGCCGGATTGGCTATCGGGTATTGGAATCTTGATGAATTAAAACTCCAATGGAAAATGGATAAAAAATTCATTCCGGAAATCTCTAAAGGTGAAGCTATTCACAGTATAAATAAATGGCATGAAGCCGTAGGCAGGATTAGGACTAGTTGA
- a CDS encoding FAD-dependent oxidoreductase: protein MSREKQLKKLKEVTEWDIIVIGGGASGLGIALDAVTRGFSTVLFEHVDFGKGTSGRSTKLVHGGVRYLAQGNISLVKEALKERGILSKNAKHLFKNQTFIIPCYQWWENFYYTIGLKIYDFLAKKLSLGKSTWIRKKEMTKRFSTLKRSKLSGGVVYHDGLFDDARLAVNLAQTSVQHGATVLNYTKVINLIKNHTGTIQGVLVEDKETCEVYTVKGKVVVNATGVFANKIFKLNGRKKRELKVVPSQGIHLVLDTSFLNSKHALMIPKTSDGRVLFIVPWHGKLIVGTTDTPITKPSYEPKAFDEEIDFILQTAAAYLVKVPGRKDVLSVFAGLRPLVAPEGDKKNTKEISRGHKIIVSETGLISILGGKWTTYRKMAEEVMDKAIEVHGLLNKFSVTETFSIHGSIDNQLRPEDSHWDVYGSDAENLQRFIQTKEVYAQKIHPQYDYTVGEIVWFIQNEMARTVEDILARRIRLLFLDAKAAVESAPKISEILAKELDKDTHWANTQTEEFIALAKNYLLN from the coding sequence ATCTCAAGAGAAAAACAACTTAAAAAATTAAAGGAAGTAACTGAATGGGACATCATTGTCATTGGTGGTGGTGCCAGTGGCTTGGGCATCGCTTTGGATGCTGTTACCAGAGGTTTTTCGACAGTACTTTTTGAGCATGTAGATTTCGGCAAGGGGACTTCCGGCAGAAGTACCAAGTTAGTGCATGGTGGTGTCAGATATCTTGCGCAAGGAAACATCAGTTTGGTAAAAGAAGCATTAAAGGAGCGAGGAATTCTCTCAAAAAATGCCAAACACCTTTTTAAAAATCAAACTTTCATCATCCCTTGTTATCAATGGTGGGAAAATTTCTATTACACCATAGGTTTAAAAATATATGATTTTCTGGCCAAAAAGCTAAGCCTGGGAAAATCGACATGGATCCGTAAAAAAGAAATGACAAAAAGGTTCTCTACCTTAAAACGATCAAAACTCTCCGGAGGTGTTGTTTACCATGACGGTCTGTTTGATGATGCTCGCCTCGCCGTAAACCTGGCACAAACATCCGTACAACATGGAGCAACCGTATTAAATTATACCAAAGTAATTAATTTGATAAAAAATCATACAGGCACTATTCAAGGTGTTCTTGTAGAGGATAAAGAAACTTGCGAAGTCTATACGGTAAAAGGCAAAGTCGTTGTCAATGCTACCGGTGTTTTTGCCAACAAGATCTTTAAATTGAACGGTCGCAAAAAAAGAGAGTTAAAAGTAGTTCCCAGTCAAGGGATACATCTTGTTTTAGATACTTCTTTTTTAAACAGCAAACATGCTTTAATGATTCCAAAAACTTCTGACGGCAGAGTACTTTTTATAGTTCCCTGGCATGGAAAACTCATTGTTGGAACAACAGATACACCCATTACCAAACCAAGTTATGAACCCAAAGCTTTTGATGAAGAAATCGATTTCATTTTACAAACTGCCGCTGCCTATCTGGTAAAAGTTCCCGGGAGAAAAGATGTACTTTCTGTATTTGCGGGATTGCGACCTTTAGTTGCTCCCGAAGGTGATAAGAAAAATACTAAAGAAATATCAAGAGGGCATAAAATCATCGTTTCTGAAACCGGATTGATTTCCATTCTAGGCGGCAAATGGACCACTTACAGGAAAATGGCAGAAGAGGTCATGGATAAAGCAATTGAAGTTCATGGTTTATTGAACAAGTTTTCAGTTACAGAAACGTTTTCAATTCATGGCAGTATTGACAATCAGTTACGCCCGGAAGATTCGCACTGGGATGTTTACGGAAGTGATGCTGAAAACCTCCAAAGATTCATCCAAACCAAAGAAGTTTATGCACAGAAAATTCATCCTCAATATGATTATACAGTGGGTGAAATTGTTTGGTTCATTCAAAATGAAATGGCAAGAACTGTTGAAGATATTCTGGCTCGCAGAATACGGTTGCTCTTTTTAGATGCAAAAGCAGCTGTAGAATCAGCTCCAAAAATATCTGAAATTTTGGCAAAAGAATTGGACAAAGATACTCACTGGGCTAATACCCAAACCGAAGAGTTTATTGCTTTGGCTAAAAATTACCTATTGAATTAA